Proteins from a single region of Sphaerodactylus townsendi isolate TG3544 unplaced genomic scaffold, MPM_Stown_v2.3 scaffold_19, whole genome shotgun sequence:
- the LOC125425115 gene encoding microtubule-actin cross-linking factor 1, isoforms 1/2/3/5-like isoform X3, giving the protein MGNSGGRPSCLGVKNQKPEDFLKDSYLKDLGLDSGPPRGRRNNVEGGYAGPPEKAPLSPVVIENGWPLAQQSSPLPKQDNRDVKVQNRSLSCNPLKAQLEAAWSPPGGLLQRRGAGASWAWKPLEVTEVTEVTETVVTEIVEAFLGEQRSPEQAQETLGKLLSWVRDMEDVVAGQKGPSSEAKVVKAQLQEQKLFKRLLEERRAHVEQLLQAGQAPLESAGRTDGHERSGGLTNLQEKWAALMRGAEARHSCLEQILPAAQTFQQSADAFQDWLSTTERQLAQLWHANGSLVQVQDSCQQIQDLSKDIQTKPEELEGVLGHGQQLLGMVSGEEAQLAQEKMDSLRMRFLITRQSSSDILRRLEQTLEASSRLGPTQEDLALWLSRMERELPPQGPVSAADTEKFEQALGSALAHVAHLGKRLEELSHVHLDAPVLQSQIADQKLLSAEILHHRGLVERLVALSDLLLSFCSPAVQQRLQPLVQPLQEQAEHLLRQSSACTMRLEHAQLLLAQYTETQEELFPWLEEMQRALGGFSLDPISCDTLKDQQELLQSLREAVAEHKPLMTKLQRVLGQLAGLCPQETVPFQQDWQTAEERYGGIRERVLQAAAVLEDVLPRYSQLSERLELIAESLEELRGHLQNPPAGPGDSAWLREQVRENGLRMAELEKLGVALETLRGQGAQLLVTLQAGANEGIQARLGQLRGQWEGLWQQAEERESRLQGLLALADRFWHWLADLRATLGDTRQAVLDLAKVSSDPKAIQAGLGTLQVLREEIDALQADLDSLGALGVELMSSCGDLDKPDVTKSLDDLYASWNSLSRTWAEQQSHLEEHLRASLLAQETLERILSWMETAELLGCEEEFLSRGEPGV; this is encoded by the exons CAGGCCCAGCTGCCTGGGGGTCAAGAACCAGAAACCAGAGGACTTCCTGAAGGATTCGTACCTGAAGGACCTGGGCCTGGACTCTGGGCCCCCCCGCGGGAGGAGGAACAACGTGGAAGGGGGCTATGCAGGGCCCCcggaaaaagcccccctcagcccagtggtGATCGAGAACGGCTGGCCCCTTGCCCAGcagagcagccccctccccaagcagGACAACCGGGACGTCAAGGTGCAGAACAGGAGCCTGAGTTGCAACCCGCTGAAGGCCCAGCTCGAGGCTGCCTGGAGCCCCCCTGGGGGCCTTCTCcagaggaggggggcgggggccaGCTGGGCCTGGAAGCCCCTCGAGGTGACGGAGGTGACGGAAGTGACGGAGACCGTTGTGACGGAGATTGTGGAG GCCTTCCTGGGAGAGCAGAGGAGCCCCGAGCaggcccaggagaccctggggaaGCTGCTCAGTTGGGTGAGGGACATGGAGGATGTGGTGGCCGGCCAGAAGGGCCCTTCTTCGGAAGCGAAGGTGGTGAAGGCCCAGCTGCAGGAGCAGAAG CTCTTCAAGCGACTCCTGGAAGAGCGCCGAGCCCAtgtggagcagctgctgcaggCCGGGCAGGCGCCCCTCGAGTCCGCCGGCAGGACTGATGGCCACGAACGGAGCGGGGGCCTCACCAACCTCCAGGAGAAGTGGGCTGCCTTAATGAGGGGGGCAGAAGCCAG GCACAGCTGCTTGGAGCAGATCCTTCCTGCTGCTCAGACGTTCCAGCAGTCCGCGGACGCCTTCCAGGACTGGCTGAGCACCACTGAGCGCCAGCTGGCCCAGCTGTGGCACGCCAACGGGAGCCTCGTCCAGGTGCAAGACTCATGCCAGCAGATCCAG GATCTGAGCAAGGACATTCAAACCAAGCCGGAAGAACTGGAAGGGGTCCTCGGGCACGGGCAGCAGCTGCTGGGGATGGTCTCAG GTGAGGAGGCCCAGCTTGCCCAAGAGAAGATGGACTCCCTGCGAATGCGGTTCCTGATCACCCGACAGAGCAGCTCTGACATCTTGCGCCGGCTGGAGCAGACCTTGGAGGCCTCTTCGCGGCTGGGGCCCACCCAGGAGGACCTGGCCCTGTGGCTGAGTCGCATGGAACGGGAGCTGCCCCCCCAGGGCCCCGTCTCTGCTGCAGACACAGAGAAG TTCGAGCAGGCCCTGGGATCCGCACTGGCCCACGTGGCCCACCTCGGCAAGCGTTTGGAAGAGCTGAGCCACGTCCACCTCGATGCTCCTGTCCTCCAGTCGCAGATCGCCGATCAGAAG CTCCTGTCAGCAGAAATCCTGCACCACCGTGGCCTGGTGGAACGGCTCGTGGCTCTCTCTGACCTCCTGCTCAGTTTCTGCTCTCCAGCTGTGCAGCAGCGGCTCCAG CCATTGGTGCAGCCTCTGCAAGAACAGGCAGAGCATCTCTTGCGTCAGAGCTCAGCATGCACCATGCGGCTGGAGCATGCCCAGTTGCTGCTGGCCCAGTATACAGAGACCCAGGAGGAGCTCTTCCCGTGGCTGGAGGAGATGCAGCGCGCACTGGGGGGCTTCTCTCTGGATCCCATCAGCTGCGACACCCTCAAGGACCAGCAGGAGCTGCTGCAG AGTCTTCGGGAAGCCGTTGCTGAGCACAAGCCCCTGATGACCAAGCTGCAGCGGGTGCTGGGGCAGCTGGCTGGGCTCTGCCCGCAAGAGACCGTCCCCTTCCAGCAGGACTGGCAGACGGCAGAGGAGCGGTACGGGGGCATCCGAGAGCGTGTCCTTCAGGCCGCGGCCGTTTTGGAAGATGTCCTCCCCCGCTACAGCCAG CTGTCGGAGCGCCTGGAGCTGATCGCAGAGAGCCTGGAGGAGCTGCGTGGCCACCTGCAGAACCCGCCTGCCGGGCCGGGGGACTCCGCTTGGCTGCGGGAGCAAGTGAGGGAGAACGGCCTCCGGATGGCTGAACTGGAGAAGCTCGGCGTGGCTCTGGAGACCCTCCGCGGGCAGGGGGCCCAGCTGCTGGTCACTCTGCAGGCTGGTGCAAACGAAG GGATCCAGGCCCGCTTGGGGCAGCTGCGGGGCCAGTGGGAAGGGCTGTGGCAGCAGGCAGAGGAGCGAGAGAGCCGGCTGCAGGGTCTGCTGGCGCTGGCCGACCGCTTCTGGCACTGGCTGGCTGACCTCAGGGCCACTCTCGGGGACACCCGGCAGGCGGTGCTGGATCTGGCCAAAGTCTCCTCGGACCCCAAGGCCATTCAGGCCGGGCTCGGGACCTTGCAG GTGCTGCGAGAAGAGATTGACGCCCTCCAGGCTGACCTGGACTCCTTGGGGGCCTTGGGCGTGGAGCTCATGTCCTCGTGCGGAGACCTGGACAAGCCGGACGTCACCAAGAGCCTGGACGAT CTCTACGCCTCGTGGAACAGCCTCAGCAGGACGTGGGCAGAGCAGCAGAGTCACCTGGAGGAGCACCTGCGGGCCTCCCTCCTCGCCCAGGAGACACTGGAG AGAATTTTGAGCTGGATGGAGACAGCTGAGCTGCTTGGATGTGAAGAGGAGTTCCTGAGCCGAGGAGAGCCGGGTGTGTAA
- the LOC125425115 gene encoding microtubule-actin cross-linking factor 1, isoforms 1/2/3/5-like isoform X2 gives MGNSGGRPSCLGVKNQKPEDFLKDSYLKDLGLDSGPPRGRRNNVEGGYAGPPEKAPLSPVVIENGWPLAQQSSPLPKQDNRDVKVQNRSLSCNPLKAQLEAAWSPPGGLLQRRGAGASWAWKPLEVTEVTEVTETVVTEIVEVTEYPGGDKSQEPVVTRTVKAFLGEQRSPEQAQETLGKLLSWVRDMEDVVAGQKGPSSEAKVVKAQLQEQKLFKRLLEERRAHVEQLLQAGQAPLESAGRTDGHERSGGLTNLQEKWAALMRGAEARHSCLEQILPAAQTFQQSADAFQDWLSTTERQLAQLWHANGSLVQVQDSCQQIQDLSKDIQTKPEELEGVLGHGQQLLGMVSGEEAQLAQEKMDSLRMRFLITRQSSSDILRRLEQTLEASSRLGPTQEDLALWLSRMERELPPQGPVSAADTEKFEQALGSALAHVAHLGKRLEELSHVHLDAPVLQSQIADQKLLSAEILHHRGLVERLVALSDLLLSFCSPAVQQRLQPLVQPLQEQAEHLLRQSSACTMRLEHAQLLLAQYTETQEELFPWLEEMQRALGGFSLDPISCDTLKDQQELLQSLREAVAEHKPLMTKLQRVLGQLAGLCPQETVPFQQDWQTAEERYGGIRERVLQAAAVLEDVLPRYSQLSERLELIAESLEELRGHLQNPPAGPGDSAWLREQVRENGLRMAELEKLGVALETLRGQGAQLLVTLQAGANEGIQARLGQLRGQWEGLWQQAEERESRLQGLLALADRFWHWLADLRATLGDTRQAVLDLAKVSSDPKAIQAGLGTLQVLREEIDALQADLDSLGALGVELMSSCGDLDKPDVTKSLDDLYASWNSLSRTWAEQQSHLEEHLRASLLAQETLERILSWMETAELLGCEEEFLSRGEPGV, from the exons CAGGCCCAGCTGCCTGGGGGTCAAGAACCAGAAACCAGAGGACTTCCTGAAGGATTCGTACCTGAAGGACCTGGGCCTGGACTCTGGGCCCCCCCGCGGGAGGAGGAACAACGTGGAAGGGGGCTATGCAGGGCCCCcggaaaaagcccccctcagcccagtggtGATCGAGAACGGCTGGCCCCTTGCCCAGcagagcagccccctccccaagcagGACAACCGGGACGTCAAGGTGCAGAACAGGAGCCTGAGTTGCAACCCGCTGAAGGCCCAGCTCGAGGCTGCCTGGAGCCCCCCTGGGGGCCTTCTCcagaggaggggggcgggggccaGCTGGGCCTGGAAGCCCCTCGAGGTGACGGAGGTGACGGAAGTGACGGAGACCGTTGTGACGGAGATTGTGGAGGTGACCGAATACCCCGGTGGGGACAAGAGCCAAGAGCCGGTGGTCACCAGGACGGTGAAG GCCTTCCTGGGAGAGCAGAGGAGCCCCGAGCaggcccaggagaccctggggaaGCTGCTCAGTTGGGTGAGGGACATGGAGGATGTGGTGGCCGGCCAGAAGGGCCCTTCTTCGGAAGCGAAGGTGGTGAAGGCCCAGCTGCAGGAGCAGAAG CTCTTCAAGCGACTCCTGGAAGAGCGCCGAGCCCAtgtggagcagctgctgcaggCCGGGCAGGCGCCCCTCGAGTCCGCCGGCAGGACTGATGGCCACGAACGGAGCGGGGGCCTCACCAACCTCCAGGAGAAGTGGGCTGCCTTAATGAGGGGGGCAGAAGCCAG GCACAGCTGCTTGGAGCAGATCCTTCCTGCTGCTCAGACGTTCCAGCAGTCCGCGGACGCCTTCCAGGACTGGCTGAGCACCACTGAGCGCCAGCTGGCCCAGCTGTGGCACGCCAACGGGAGCCTCGTCCAGGTGCAAGACTCATGCCAGCAGATCCAG GATCTGAGCAAGGACATTCAAACCAAGCCGGAAGAACTGGAAGGGGTCCTCGGGCACGGGCAGCAGCTGCTGGGGATGGTCTCAG GTGAGGAGGCCCAGCTTGCCCAAGAGAAGATGGACTCCCTGCGAATGCGGTTCCTGATCACCCGACAGAGCAGCTCTGACATCTTGCGCCGGCTGGAGCAGACCTTGGAGGCCTCTTCGCGGCTGGGGCCCACCCAGGAGGACCTGGCCCTGTGGCTGAGTCGCATGGAACGGGAGCTGCCCCCCCAGGGCCCCGTCTCTGCTGCAGACACAGAGAAG TTCGAGCAGGCCCTGGGATCCGCACTGGCCCACGTGGCCCACCTCGGCAAGCGTTTGGAAGAGCTGAGCCACGTCCACCTCGATGCTCCTGTCCTCCAGTCGCAGATCGCCGATCAGAAG CTCCTGTCAGCAGAAATCCTGCACCACCGTGGCCTGGTGGAACGGCTCGTGGCTCTCTCTGACCTCCTGCTCAGTTTCTGCTCTCCAGCTGTGCAGCAGCGGCTCCAG CCATTGGTGCAGCCTCTGCAAGAACAGGCAGAGCATCTCTTGCGTCAGAGCTCAGCATGCACCATGCGGCTGGAGCATGCCCAGTTGCTGCTGGCCCAGTATACAGAGACCCAGGAGGAGCTCTTCCCGTGGCTGGAGGAGATGCAGCGCGCACTGGGGGGCTTCTCTCTGGATCCCATCAGCTGCGACACCCTCAAGGACCAGCAGGAGCTGCTGCAG AGTCTTCGGGAAGCCGTTGCTGAGCACAAGCCCCTGATGACCAAGCTGCAGCGGGTGCTGGGGCAGCTGGCTGGGCTCTGCCCGCAAGAGACCGTCCCCTTCCAGCAGGACTGGCAGACGGCAGAGGAGCGGTACGGGGGCATCCGAGAGCGTGTCCTTCAGGCCGCGGCCGTTTTGGAAGATGTCCTCCCCCGCTACAGCCAG CTGTCGGAGCGCCTGGAGCTGATCGCAGAGAGCCTGGAGGAGCTGCGTGGCCACCTGCAGAACCCGCCTGCCGGGCCGGGGGACTCCGCTTGGCTGCGGGAGCAAGTGAGGGAGAACGGCCTCCGGATGGCTGAACTGGAGAAGCTCGGCGTGGCTCTGGAGACCCTCCGCGGGCAGGGGGCCCAGCTGCTGGTCACTCTGCAGGCTGGTGCAAACGAAG GGATCCAGGCCCGCTTGGGGCAGCTGCGGGGCCAGTGGGAAGGGCTGTGGCAGCAGGCAGAGGAGCGAGAGAGCCGGCTGCAGGGTCTGCTGGCGCTGGCCGACCGCTTCTGGCACTGGCTGGCTGACCTCAGGGCCACTCTCGGGGACACCCGGCAGGCGGTGCTGGATCTGGCCAAAGTCTCCTCGGACCCCAAGGCCATTCAGGCCGGGCTCGGGACCTTGCAG GTGCTGCGAGAAGAGATTGACGCCCTCCAGGCTGACCTGGACTCCTTGGGGGCCTTGGGCGTGGAGCTCATGTCCTCGTGCGGAGACCTGGACAAGCCGGACGTCACCAAGAGCCTGGACGAT CTCTACGCCTCGTGGAACAGCCTCAGCAGGACGTGGGCAGAGCAGCAGAGTCACCTGGAGGAGCACCTGCGGGCCTCCCTCCTCGCCCAGGAGACACTGGAG AGAATTTTGAGCTGGATGGAGACAGCTGAGCTGCTTGGATGTGAAGAGGAGTTCCTGAGCCGAGGAGAGCCGGGTGTGTAA
- the LOC125425115 gene encoding microtubule-actin cross-linking factor 1, isoforms 1/2/3/5-like isoform X1, translated as MGNSGGRPSCLGVKNQKPEDFLKDSYLKDLGLDSGPPRGRRNNVEGGYAGPPEKAPLSPVVIENGWPLAQQSSPLPKQDNRDVKVQNRSLSCNPLKAQLEAAWSPPGGLLQRRGAGASWAWKPLEVTEVTEVTETVVTEIVEVTEYPGGDKSQEPVVTRTVKVLTEVAGALPEAFLGEQRSPEQAQETLGKLLSWVRDMEDVVAGQKGPSSEAKVVKAQLQEQKLFKRLLEERRAHVEQLLQAGQAPLESAGRTDGHERSGGLTNLQEKWAALMRGAEARHSCLEQILPAAQTFQQSADAFQDWLSTTERQLAQLWHANGSLVQVQDSCQQIQDLSKDIQTKPEELEGVLGHGQQLLGMVSGEEAQLAQEKMDSLRMRFLITRQSSSDILRRLEQTLEASSRLGPTQEDLALWLSRMERELPPQGPVSAADTEKFEQALGSALAHVAHLGKRLEELSHVHLDAPVLQSQIADQKLLSAEILHHRGLVERLVALSDLLLSFCSPAVQQRLQPLVQPLQEQAEHLLRQSSACTMRLEHAQLLLAQYTETQEELFPWLEEMQRALGGFSLDPISCDTLKDQQELLQSLREAVAEHKPLMTKLQRVLGQLAGLCPQETVPFQQDWQTAEERYGGIRERVLQAAAVLEDVLPRYSQLSERLELIAESLEELRGHLQNPPAGPGDSAWLREQVRENGLRMAELEKLGVALETLRGQGAQLLVTLQAGANEGIQARLGQLRGQWEGLWQQAEERESRLQGLLALADRFWHWLADLRATLGDTRQAVLDLAKVSSDPKAIQAGLGTLQVLREEIDALQADLDSLGALGVELMSSCGDLDKPDVTKSLDDLYASWNSLSRTWAEQQSHLEEHLRASLLAQETLERILSWMETAELLGCEEEFLSRGEPGV; from the exons CAGGCCCAGCTGCCTGGGGGTCAAGAACCAGAAACCAGAGGACTTCCTGAAGGATTCGTACCTGAAGGACCTGGGCCTGGACTCTGGGCCCCCCCGCGGGAGGAGGAACAACGTGGAAGGGGGCTATGCAGGGCCCCcggaaaaagcccccctcagcccagtggtGATCGAGAACGGCTGGCCCCTTGCCCAGcagagcagccccctccccaagcagGACAACCGGGACGTCAAGGTGCAGAACAGGAGCCTGAGTTGCAACCCGCTGAAGGCCCAGCTCGAGGCTGCCTGGAGCCCCCCTGGGGGCCTTCTCcagaggaggggggcgggggccaGCTGGGCCTGGAAGCCCCTCGAGGTGACGGAGGTGACGGAAGTGACGGAGACCGTTGTGACGGAGATTGTGGAGGTGACCGAATACCCCGGTGGGGACAAGAGCCAAGAGCCGGTGGTCACCAGGACGGTGAAGGTGCTGACGGAGGTGGCGGGAGCCCTGCCAGAG GCCTTCCTGGGAGAGCAGAGGAGCCCCGAGCaggcccaggagaccctggggaaGCTGCTCAGTTGGGTGAGGGACATGGAGGATGTGGTGGCCGGCCAGAAGGGCCCTTCTTCGGAAGCGAAGGTGGTGAAGGCCCAGCTGCAGGAGCAGAAG CTCTTCAAGCGACTCCTGGAAGAGCGCCGAGCCCAtgtggagcagctgctgcaggCCGGGCAGGCGCCCCTCGAGTCCGCCGGCAGGACTGATGGCCACGAACGGAGCGGGGGCCTCACCAACCTCCAGGAGAAGTGGGCTGCCTTAATGAGGGGGGCAGAAGCCAG GCACAGCTGCTTGGAGCAGATCCTTCCTGCTGCTCAGACGTTCCAGCAGTCCGCGGACGCCTTCCAGGACTGGCTGAGCACCACTGAGCGCCAGCTGGCCCAGCTGTGGCACGCCAACGGGAGCCTCGTCCAGGTGCAAGACTCATGCCAGCAGATCCAG GATCTGAGCAAGGACATTCAAACCAAGCCGGAAGAACTGGAAGGGGTCCTCGGGCACGGGCAGCAGCTGCTGGGGATGGTCTCAG GTGAGGAGGCCCAGCTTGCCCAAGAGAAGATGGACTCCCTGCGAATGCGGTTCCTGATCACCCGACAGAGCAGCTCTGACATCTTGCGCCGGCTGGAGCAGACCTTGGAGGCCTCTTCGCGGCTGGGGCCCACCCAGGAGGACCTGGCCCTGTGGCTGAGTCGCATGGAACGGGAGCTGCCCCCCCAGGGCCCCGTCTCTGCTGCAGACACAGAGAAG TTCGAGCAGGCCCTGGGATCCGCACTGGCCCACGTGGCCCACCTCGGCAAGCGTTTGGAAGAGCTGAGCCACGTCCACCTCGATGCTCCTGTCCTCCAGTCGCAGATCGCCGATCAGAAG CTCCTGTCAGCAGAAATCCTGCACCACCGTGGCCTGGTGGAACGGCTCGTGGCTCTCTCTGACCTCCTGCTCAGTTTCTGCTCTCCAGCTGTGCAGCAGCGGCTCCAG CCATTGGTGCAGCCTCTGCAAGAACAGGCAGAGCATCTCTTGCGTCAGAGCTCAGCATGCACCATGCGGCTGGAGCATGCCCAGTTGCTGCTGGCCCAGTATACAGAGACCCAGGAGGAGCTCTTCCCGTGGCTGGAGGAGATGCAGCGCGCACTGGGGGGCTTCTCTCTGGATCCCATCAGCTGCGACACCCTCAAGGACCAGCAGGAGCTGCTGCAG AGTCTTCGGGAAGCCGTTGCTGAGCACAAGCCCCTGATGACCAAGCTGCAGCGGGTGCTGGGGCAGCTGGCTGGGCTCTGCCCGCAAGAGACCGTCCCCTTCCAGCAGGACTGGCAGACGGCAGAGGAGCGGTACGGGGGCATCCGAGAGCGTGTCCTTCAGGCCGCGGCCGTTTTGGAAGATGTCCTCCCCCGCTACAGCCAG CTGTCGGAGCGCCTGGAGCTGATCGCAGAGAGCCTGGAGGAGCTGCGTGGCCACCTGCAGAACCCGCCTGCCGGGCCGGGGGACTCCGCTTGGCTGCGGGAGCAAGTGAGGGAGAACGGCCTCCGGATGGCTGAACTGGAGAAGCTCGGCGTGGCTCTGGAGACCCTCCGCGGGCAGGGGGCCCAGCTGCTGGTCACTCTGCAGGCTGGTGCAAACGAAG GGATCCAGGCCCGCTTGGGGCAGCTGCGGGGCCAGTGGGAAGGGCTGTGGCAGCAGGCAGAGGAGCGAGAGAGCCGGCTGCAGGGTCTGCTGGCGCTGGCCGACCGCTTCTGGCACTGGCTGGCTGACCTCAGGGCCACTCTCGGGGACACCCGGCAGGCGGTGCTGGATCTGGCCAAAGTCTCCTCGGACCCCAAGGCCATTCAGGCCGGGCTCGGGACCTTGCAG GTGCTGCGAGAAGAGATTGACGCCCTCCAGGCTGACCTGGACTCCTTGGGGGCCTTGGGCGTGGAGCTCATGTCCTCGTGCGGAGACCTGGACAAGCCGGACGTCACCAAGAGCCTGGACGAT CTCTACGCCTCGTGGAACAGCCTCAGCAGGACGTGGGCAGAGCAGCAGAGTCACCTGGAGGAGCACCTGCGGGCCTCCCTCCTCGCCCAGGAGACACTGGAG AGAATTTTGAGCTGGATGGAGACAGCTGAGCTGCTTGGATGTGAAGAGGAGTTCCTGAGCCGAGGAGAGCCGGGTGTGTAA